A stretch of Paenibacillus mucilaginosus 3016 DNA encodes these proteins:
- the rplS gene encoding 50S ribosomal protein L19, which yields MNLIQEITKEQLRTDLPNFRPGDTLKVYVKVIEGSRERIQLFEGVVIKRHRGGISSTFTVRKISYGVGVERTFPLHTPKIEKIEVARRGKVRRAKLYYLRGLRGKAARIKEIR from the coding sequence ATGAATTTGATCCAGGAGATCACAAAGGAACAACTGCGCACCGACCTGCCGAATTTCCGTCCAGGCGACACTTTGAAAGTGTACGTAAAGGTTATCGAGGGTTCGCGTGAGCGTATCCAGCTGTTCGAGGGCGTTGTTATTAAGCGTCACCGCGGCGGAATCAGCTCGACATTCACAGTAAGAAAAATTTCTTACGGTGTCGGCGTTGAAAGAACGTTCCCACTGCACACTCCGAAGATTGAGAAGATTGAAGTGGCTCGCCGTGGTAAAGTCCGTCGCGCGAAGCTCTACTATCTTCGCGGTCTGCGCGGTAAAGCAGCTAGAATCAAAGAAATTCGATAA
- a CDS encoding PKD domain-containing protein: MCAETCMHGAVEGKRRRESTQGLTYSNQYGAESDWSPQAWMIINRPPEGQLYFETPIYEHDTPLFRVAATDPDLDPLSVVVESSYEGGGFEIIQQWSGLPSGSDRAFTYGPLPEGSYTLRLTVSDGRGGVDTQTYSFEALPLELTGEVTHTPEWEAYRLAWNAKHADAERTPDVFWAGEAFVLGARVTDTGVGRTKALRVTSLLMETGETAVLAPAGEVRYAGELVNTEHHRMLPDGSTCVFRFTVEWSNGYVQTHDVPVRVRESMYEVIVQQIRH; this comes from the coding sequence GTGTGCGCGGAAACGTGCATGCACGGTGCGGTGGAGGGGAAAAGGCGGAGGGAGTCTACCCAAGGCCTTACCTATTCCAATCAGTACGGAGCGGAATCCGACTGGTCGCCGCAGGCCTGGATGATCATCAACAGGCCGCCGGAGGGGCAGCTTTATTTTGAAACGCCGATTTACGAGCACGATACGCCGCTGTTCCGGGTTGCCGCCACGGATCCTGATCTCGATCCGCTGAGCGTCGTGGTCGAGAGCAGCTATGAGGGCGGGGGCTTCGAAATTATACAGCAGTGGAGCGGTCTGCCCTCCGGGTCGGACAGGGCCTTCACGTATGGTCCGCTGCCGGAGGGCAGCTACACCCTGAGGCTTACGGTGAGCGATGGCCGAGGAGGAGTGGATACGCAGACGTATTCCTTTGAGGCGCTGCCGCTGGAGCTGACGGGAGAGGTGACGCATACGCCGGAGTGGGAGGCTTACCGGCTGGCCTGGAACGCGAAGCATGCGGACGCCGAGCGGACGCCGGACGTGTTCTGGGCCGGTGAGGCGTTCGTTCTTGGAGCGCGGGTCACGGATACGGGAGTGGGCAGGACCAAAGCGCTGCGGGTGACGTCTCTCCTGATGGAAACGGGCGAAACGGCTGTTCTTGCCCCGGCAGGAGAGGTGCGTTATGCCGGCGAACTGGTCAATACGGAGCATCACCGGATGCTCCCGGATGGAAGCACCTGCGTATTCCGGTTCACGGTGGAATGGTCCAACGGCTATGTCCAGACGCATGATGTGCCGGTACGGGTCCGGGAGAGCATGTACGAGGTGATCGTGCAGCAAATCCGGCATTAA
- a CDS encoding CARDB domain-containing protein has translation MHVDTLWKAKTYVYEGYIDITYGVPTTPDLSTVSLQTDTACIAVNDTVTFKYAYRNDGDSTTTPFKVQLRANGTTVLKTETVSGGARNGVLLTGTFTYKFTHTAPVDFTLVVDSDQAVTDDKNRSNNALTERFTAVASCGGGPAPGGPEVVTADFKILITPTLPYGEDNTFQPDISITGGEGCSLAAVTWTYVQGSLSHTFTTTQGNAQGFNGPPYPKGMGAGRVDVTMKVKSTCGTEVTSGPKSFEVVLPADGNEGPVYEPGFFDGGNTYEYPPVQRVVLGDRVDLGIIHDPTTVPKTPYDPEDDGIIYYFDFKGSSSEWLRSVAEDKGWWEYDPHFGPVTADLLGTHEIQVTATDTRGARGQGSPKTARLEVVAPNPVPIITLPPKVVEGRTFTPDISCAKSYSPKKNGKISECLWTGKMSLYPTAGPVPITLEVKDHDGMMSLQPARDTLVVQPDLPPVVQLDNPEYGVRGSTMYFKDTSYSPDQDPIETHQVKLACDSNNNGSYADEAWTGITPDASGSFTYNPARVGKCSIEIYMKEALGYKKDARGSFTFEIVNEAPEVDFYVQGSDFQPPEMTSKSFDAAALLDAAWKTSSVSRAEKGKEYLYHAQEGALETAAVNSQGISILNRSITQRVLQWSCPQSWDYCRGAGNMVKPDVFVGNSGNTWVNTNSTSTAYMPQYGVMTDGSGYWNNNYKATVNYELGRVKFVASDRHTGSSGGYNYYTYVYSLGDIETSSRMDGSTMPAKPKYLYYFKEYVKFSEPNPDRPPTPPPSSIWTEPAPKPLYQVGALPQVTYGGTVNAVTVVDTDLYGGTPRIYGTDFAGNVYSYNCYYSEAKYENVCDLQKKTPGGAVIWSIPSVYSTAPYWVPSIYNGVIRYISGDNAKLVVGKGLYDNATGALIRNIADSERMIAGFADDRAVYYSAYVTGENEESRYENSYLHTLDLRSLSEYSTYLGPSLYDKEDSEYVYGSDHYATTLSADHKIMFARNDASNIVLYEYDLSLQPIAKIAGQSKGGTPAAPVLMADGSIMVHVAWDDDSSYSYQAWIVKGEAERENADLASYGQFYNGTETLMNGEVSAAFKLNYDSGTDIASYGVSGRMMDHRNMYRLEVSNKKSKLVKLVDGKRTVLREASYPVKFGTYVNVRLKMNGSRLMGYVNGVPLLEAEDTTFGSAGMYGPYSETRYVAFKNFTSTAYVGDTNPTHNTLVVGTPAEYVKSYGDRENDPGIAELTRWKYTHTSPNKFLDAGDGFSGLSAYHGSTVTSPYASDG, from the coding sequence ATGCACGTCGACACCCTATGGAAAGCCAAAACCTACGTCTACGAAGGCTACATCGACATTACCTACGGCGTTCCTACGACGCCTGATCTGTCGACGGTCTCTCTCCAAACCGACACGGCCTGCATAGCAGTGAACGATACGGTTACCTTTAAGTACGCTTACCGCAACGATGGGGACAGCACGACGACGCCGTTTAAGGTTCAGCTTCGGGCCAACGGGACAACGGTGCTGAAAACGGAGACGGTTTCGGGAGGGGCTCGTAACGGAGTCCTGCTCACCGGGACGTTCACCTATAAGTTTACGCATACGGCTCCGGTCGATTTTACACTGGTGGTGGACTCGGATCAAGCCGTTACGGATGACAAAAACCGCTCGAATAACGCATTAACCGAGCGGTTCACTGCCGTGGCTTCCTGCGGTGGGGGGCCGGCGCCGGGCGGGCCTGAGGTCGTCACCGCCGATTTCAAGATCCTCATTACTCCGACGCTGCCGTACGGGGAAGACAATACGTTTCAGCCCGACATCTCCATCACCGGCGGGGAAGGCTGTTCACTCGCCGCCGTGACATGGACGTATGTACAGGGAAGCCTCTCTCACACGTTCACGACTACGCAGGGCAATGCGCAGGGCTTCAACGGTCCGCCTTATCCGAAGGGGATGGGAGCGGGGCGGGTCGATGTTACGATGAAGGTGAAGTCCACCTGCGGGACGGAGGTCACATCAGGACCCAAGAGCTTCGAAGTGGTGCTCCCTGCGGATGGCAACGAAGGTCCGGTGTACGAACCGGGGTTCTTTGACGGTGGCAACACCTACGAATACCCTCCCGTACAGCGGGTGGTGCTGGGAGACCGGGTGGATCTCGGGATCATCCATGACCCCACGACGGTCCCAAAGACGCCGTATGATCCGGAAGACGACGGCATCATCTATTACTTCGATTTCAAAGGATCATCGAGCGAATGGCTCCGCAGCGTCGCGGAAGATAAGGGCTGGTGGGAATATGACCCGCACTTTGGTCCGGTTACCGCTGATCTGCTCGGAACGCACGAGATTCAGGTGACAGCGACCGATACCCGGGGAGCGAGAGGGCAGGGAAGCCCCAAGACCGCAAGGCTGGAGGTTGTGGCCCCGAACCCGGTGCCCATCATCACGCTGCCTCCCAAGGTGGTGGAGGGCAGAACGTTTACGCCCGACATTTCCTGCGCCAAGAGCTACAGCCCCAAGAAGAACGGAAAAATCTCCGAATGCTTGTGGACCGGCAAGATGAGCCTTTATCCGACCGCCGGGCCCGTGCCTATCACGCTGGAGGTCAAGGACCATGACGGCATGATGTCCCTGCAGCCGGCCCGGGATACGCTGGTCGTTCAGCCGGATCTGCCACCGGTAGTGCAGCTGGATAACCCGGAGTATGGTGTGCGGGGCAGCACGATGTACTTCAAGGATACCTCGTACAGCCCGGATCAAGATCCGATCGAGACGCACCAGGTGAAGCTGGCGTGCGACAGCAATAATAACGGTTCGTATGCGGATGAGGCCTGGACCGGCATAACGCCGGATGCTTCGGGCAGTTTTACTTATAACCCGGCCAGGGTAGGGAAGTGCAGTATCGAGATTTATATGAAGGAAGCGCTGGGGTACAAAAAGGACGCCAGAGGCTCCTTCACGTTCGAGATCGTGAACGAAGCGCCGGAGGTCGATTTTTATGTGCAGGGCTCGGACTTTCAGCCGCCGGAGATGACCTCGAAGAGCTTTGATGCCGCCGCGCTGCTCGACGCAGCCTGGAAAACCTCCTCCGTGTCAAGGGCCGAAAAAGGCAAGGAATATCTGTACCATGCCCAGGAAGGGGCACTGGAGACGGCGGCGGTGAACAGCCAGGGCATCTCGATACTGAACCGCAGCATAACGCAGCGGGTGCTGCAGTGGAGCTGTCCCCAGAGCTGGGACTACTGCCGCGGCGCCGGGAATATGGTAAAGCCGGACGTCTTCGTAGGAAATTCCGGGAACACCTGGGTGAACACGAACAGCACATCGACCGCCTACATGCCTCAATACGGAGTCATGACGGACGGTTCGGGCTACTGGAATAACAACTACAAGGCGACGGTGAATTATGAACTCGGGCGTGTCAAGTTCGTTGCCAGCGACCGGCATACCGGTTCTTCCGGGGGCTATAACTACTACACTTACGTGTACAGCTTGGGGGATATCGAGACCTCTTCCCGGATGGACGGCAGCACGATGCCGGCCAAACCGAAATATCTGTATTACTTTAAGGAGTACGTCAAATTCTCCGAACCGAATCCGGACCGGCCTCCGACTCCTCCACCTTCAAGCATTTGGACCGAGCCTGCTCCGAAGCCCTTGTACCAAGTCGGGGCGCTGCCCCAAGTGACCTATGGGGGAACGGTAAATGCAGTCACGGTGGTGGACACGGACCTGTACGGCGGGACACCGAGGATTTATGGCACAGACTTTGCGGGAAATGTATACAGCTACAACTGCTACTACAGCGAAGCCAAGTACGAGAATGTGTGCGACCTGCAAAAAAAAACGCCCGGCGGCGCCGTAATCTGGTCGATCCCCTCAGTCTACAGTACGGCGCCTTACTGGGTGCCTTCGATCTACAACGGGGTGATCCGCTATATCTCGGGCGATAACGCCAAACTTGTTGTGGGCAAAGGGCTCTATGATAACGCAACCGGAGCCCTGATCCGGAATATTGCGGACAGCGAAAGGATGATCGCCGGGTTTGCGGATGACCGGGCGGTCTATTACTCGGCTTATGTCACCGGGGAGAACGAGGAATCCCGTTATGAGAACAGCTACCTGCATACGCTGGATCTCCGCTCGTTGAGCGAGTACAGCACCTACTTGGGACCTTCACTCTACGACAAGGAAGATTCCGAATATGTGTACGGAAGTGACCACTATGCAACGACACTCTCGGCCGACCACAAAATCATGTTTGCAAGGAACGATGCCTCGAACATCGTCCTGTATGAATATGACCTGAGTTTGCAGCCCATCGCCAAAATCGCGGGCCAAAGCAAAGGAGGCACTCCGGCAGCTCCGGTCCTTATGGCTGACGGCTCGATTATGGTTCATGTGGCCTGGGATGATGACAGTTCGTACAGCTACCAAGCCTGGATCGTCAAGGGAGAGGCCGAGCGGGAAAATGCGGACCTTGCAAGCTACGGGCAGTTTTATAATGGGACGGAAACGTTGATGAACGGCGAGGTCTCGGCCGCGTTCAAGCTGAATTACGATTCGGGTACCGATATTGCCTCCTACGGGGTGTCGGGCCGGATGATGGACCACCGCAATATGTACCGCCTCGAGGTGTCGAACAAGAAATCCAAGCTGGTCAAGCTCGTGGACGGGAAGCGGACGGTGTTGAGAGAGGCCTCGTATCCGGTCAAGTTCGGGACTTACGTCAACGTGAGGCTCAAAATGAACGGTTCCCGCCTCATGGGCTATGTGAACGGGGTGCCGCTGCTCGAAGCGGAGGACACGACCTTTGGTTCGGCAGGCATGTACGGACCCTATTCGGAGACGAGATACGTTGCATTTAAAAATTTTACATCAACGGCTTATGTGGGGGATACGAACCCGACGCATAACACCCTGGTCGTCGGAACGCCGGCTGAATATGTGAAGAGCTATGGGGACCGGGAAAATGACCCGGGCATTGCGGAACTCACCCGCTGGAAATATACTCACACAAGCCCGAACAAATTTCTGGACGCAGGAGACGGCTTCTCCGGACTCTCGGCGTATCATGGTTCTACGGTCACGTCCCCGTACGCTTCGGATGGATAA
- a CDS encoding S-layer homology domain-containing protein → MKPWIVLTTLVSLLGTGCTEAAANTPAAVVSLTDIGGHWAEPQIKGAVAKRYVDGYEDGTFRPEKPVSRAEFIKLLTVAANVKPGAAGASWYDPYVNALKGEGVLRDRDFQEMGGNMTRAEIAKLAVRMAKKEYADPKVQLEDNAAMTQAVKLGLIQGLAGGELAPEKTTTRAQTITVIERVLKVKAGETLPVDALAVRNSELANSGSNFESVFGKPLLIQFPYTTYLNSNVDVNIKSFMVVDMNNTNDPIVKSLREKKYKNKLDTNWYKDSYVVLMPMTYTVKGGGEGAGKFYIAQGYTIGMGKALISDKSLMFFSLEEDGVYEDVLLTLISEDEAAAVKSKSLTYFLQRTDGTRIVFY, encoded by the coding sequence ATGAAACCATGGATTGTACTGACAACATTAGTCTCGCTGCTAGGTACCGGTTGTACCGAAGCGGCGGCGAATACACCGGCTGCCGTGGTGTCGCTGACGGACATCGGTGGACACTGGGCCGAGCCCCAGATCAAGGGAGCGGTGGCGAAGCGTTATGTGGACGGCTACGAGGATGGGACCTTTCGGCCGGAGAAGCCGGTCAGCCGTGCGGAGTTTATCAAGCTGCTAACTGTGGCCGCTAATGTGAAGCCTGGGGCTGCGGGAGCCAGCTGGTACGACCCGTATGTAAACGCACTGAAAGGCGAGGGTGTGCTGCGGGACCGGGATTTTCAGGAGATGGGGGGGAACATGACCCGGGCCGAGATAGCCAAGCTGGCCGTTCGGATGGCGAAGAAGGAGTACGCGGATCCGAAGGTGCAGCTCGAGGACAACGCGGCCATGACCCAAGCCGTCAAGCTGGGGCTGATCCAGGGTCTTGCCGGCGGAGAGCTGGCACCCGAGAAGACGACGACCCGGGCGCAGACGATCACGGTGATCGAGCGGGTGCTAAAGGTCAAGGCGGGGGAGACGCTGCCGGTGGATGCGCTGGCGGTTCGTAATAGTGAATTGGCGAACAGTGGGAGCAATTTTGAGAGTGTGTTTGGGAAGCCGCTGCTGATTCAGTTTCCTTATACGACTTACCTGAACAGCAACGTGGATGTAAATATTAAAAGTTTCATGGTAGTAGACATGAATAATACGAATGATCCGATAGTGAAAAGTCTTAGGGAAAAGAAATACAAGAATAAACTTGATACAAATTGGTATAAAGATTCCTATGTAGTCTTAATGCCAATGACCTATACGGTAAAAGGTGGGGGAGAAGGAGCGGGTAAGTTTTATATAGCTCAAGGATACACCATTGGAATGGGAAAGGCTCTTATTAGCGATAAGTCATTAATGTTTTTTTCATTGGAAGAGGATGGAGTATATGAAGACGTCCTTCTTACTTTAATATCTGAGGATGAAGCTGCGGCGGTTAAAAGCAAAAGCCTTACCTACTTTCTTCAGAGAACTGATGGAACTCGAATTGTGTTCTACTAG
- the trmD gene encoding tRNA (guanosine(37)-N1)-methyltransferase TrmD — MRIDVLTLFPAMFDGVFSSSILGKARDKGIVSLNTVNFRDYANNKHNTVDDYPYGGGGGMVLKPEPIFSAVEGITEGLTSDRKPRVILMCPQGQNFNQKLAESFAEEEHLIFICGHYEGYDERIREHLVTDELSIGDYVLTGGELPAMVVIDSVVRLLPGVLGNEMSAVTDSFSTGLLEYPHYTRPAKFRDWEVPDVLISGHHKNVDEWRRRQSLMRTWAKRPDLLENVELTPKERKWFDEWRASLESKEAPSADGKN, encoded by the coding sequence ATGAGAATCGACGTCCTGACGCTGTTTCCTGCGATGTTTGACGGGGTCTTCTCTTCCAGTATTCTCGGCAAGGCCCGCGACAAAGGGATCGTGAGTCTGAACACGGTCAACTTCCGTGATTATGCGAACAACAAGCACAACACCGTGGACGACTACCCTTATGGCGGCGGCGGAGGAATGGTGCTGAAGCCGGAGCCAATTTTTTCGGCGGTCGAGGGCATTACGGAAGGGCTGACGTCCGACCGAAAGCCGCGGGTCATCCTGATGTGTCCGCAGGGACAGAACTTCAACCAAAAGCTGGCGGAATCGTTCGCCGAGGAGGAGCATCTCATCTTCATCTGCGGCCATTACGAGGGCTATGACGAGCGGATCCGCGAGCATCTGGTCACCGACGAGCTGTCGATCGGCGATTATGTGCTGACGGGCGGTGAGCTGCCGGCGATGGTTGTGATCGACAGTGTCGTTCGGCTGCTGCCGGGCGTACTGGGCAACGAGATGTCCGCGGTCACGGATTCGTTTTCCACCGGCCTGCTGGAGTACCCGCACTACACACGGCCAGCGAAGTTCCGCGATTGGGAAGTGCCCGACGTGCTGATCTCCGGCCACCACAAGAATGTGGACGAGTGGCGGCGCAGGCAGTCTCTCATGCGGACCTGGGCCAAGCGGCCGGACCTGCTGGAGAACGTGGAGCTTACGCCGAAAGAGCGCAAGTGGTTCGACGAATGGCGGGCATCGCTGGAGTCTAAGGAAGCACCGTCTGCGGATGGAAAAAACTAG
- the rimM gene encoding ribosome maturation factor RimM (Essential for efficient processing of 16S rRNA), whose amino-acid sequence MSEKLYTVGKIVNTHGIRGELKIVPETDFPEERFAPGSKLLFVDPEKGTVLPQIVESARDHKTMYIVRFKGFTNINEVEKYKGWLLKVEEQYLSELPEDEFYHHEILGCTVVTDEGEELGTISEILSPGANDVWVVKRPKGKPLLLPYIDEVVLNVDIEAKKVTVHIMEGLLDL is encoded by the coding sequence ATGAGCGAGAAGTTGTACACCGTCGGCAAAATCGTCAATACGCACGGCATCCGCGGCGAGCTGAAGATCGTGCCGGAAACGGATTTTCCCGAGGAGCGCTTTGCTCCGGGCAGCAAGCTGCTGTTCGTCGATCCCGAGAAGGGGACGGTGCTGCCCCAGATTGTGGAATCCGCCCGCGACCACAAGACGATGTATATCGTCCGGTTCAAAGGGTTTACGAATATTAACGAGGTCGAGAAATACAAGGGCTGGCTGCTGAAGGTGGAAGAGCAGTATTTGTCGGAGCTGCCGGAGGACGAGTTTTATCACCATGAGATTCTCGGCTGTACCGTCGTAACCGATGAAGGCGAAGAGCTGGGAACGATCTCCGAGATCCTGTCGCCGGGGGCCAACGACGTGTGGGTCGTGAAGCGCCCGAAGGGCAAGCCGCTGCTGCTGCCTTACATTGACGAGGTCGTGCTGAACGTAGATATTGAGGCCAAGAAAGTCACCGTTCATATCATGGAAGGTCTGCTGGATCTATGA
- a CDS encoding KH domain-containing protein, whose amino-acid sequence MKDLVTVIAKRLVDHPDEVRVNRTEDERSITYELSVHPDDVGKVIGKQGRIAKALRTVVTSAAVKESKRVSVEIVS is encoded by the coding sequence ATGAAGGATCTTGTGACAGTAATCGCGAAGCGATTGGTAGATCATCCGGATGAAGTACGCGTGAACCGGACCGAAGATGAACGAAGCATTACGTACGAGCTGAGCGTTCACCCCGACGATGTCGGTAAGGTGATCGGGAAGCAGGGGCGTATTGCCAAGGCGCTTCGGACCGTGGTCACATCCGCTGCAGTGAAGGAGTCGAAACGCGTTTCGGTTGAAATCGTTTCGTAA
- the rpsP gene encoding 30S ribosomal protein S16 — MATRIRLKRMGAHKAPFYRVVVSDSRSPRDGRFIEEIGTYNPVAQPAAVNIDEEKALKWLQSGAQASDTVRSLFSKAGILTKFHESKLQK, encoded by the coding sequence ATGGCAACTCGCATTCGTCTTAAGCGTATGGGCGCTCACAAAGCTCCTTTCTACCGCGTCGTGGTATCGGACTCCCGTTCCCCGCGTGATGGTCGCTTCATCGAAGAAATTGGTACTTACAATCCGGTTGCACAACCAGCCGCTGTAAATATTGATGAAGAAAAAGCACTGAAGTGGCTTCAATCCGGTGCACAAGCTTCCGATACGGTTCGCAGCCTGTTCAGCAAAGCTGGCATCCTGACGAAGTTTCACGAATCGAAACTGCAGAAGTAA
- the ffh gene encoding signal recognition particle protein, which produces MAAFEGLASRLQNVFSKLRGKGKLTEDDVNEALREVRLALLEADVNFKVVKEFIAKVKERAIGQEVLQSFTPAMVVVDIVNKELTELMGGSQSKLARANKPPTVIMMAGLQGAGKTTSTGKLAKMLLQQNHRPLVAAADIYRPAAIKQLQVIGEQLKVPVFSLGDQVSPVEIAKQALQHAKDHNNDYLIIDTAGRLHIDENLMEELKQIVEAVTPHEILLVVDAMTGQDAVNVAENFHKQLPLTGVVLTKLDGDTRGGAAISVKAVTGCPIKFAATGEKMDALEPFHPERMASRILGMGDMLTLIEKAQAGIDADKAKEMERKLRTAEFTFDDFLDQMEQVKKLGPLDQILDMLPGAGKMKGMKDLKVDDRQMQRIAAIVKSMTKEERANPDLLSPSRRKRLAAGSGNSVQDVNRFIKQFDDMRKMMKQFSSMMGPKGNKQMKQQMKKLGRGYEIPVLIYRTEDLTLMRR; this is translated from the coding sequence GTGGCTGCATTTGAAGGATTGGCCAGCCGGCTCCAGAATGTGTTCAGCAAGCTGAGAGGCAAGGGCAAGCTCACCGAAGACGACGTGAACGAAGCCCTGCGCGAAGTGCGTCTCGCACTTCTGGAAGCGGATGTGAACTTTAAGGTCGTCAAGGAATTCATAGCCAAAGTGAAGGAGCGGGCCATCGGCCAGGAAGTGCTCCAGAGCTTTACCCCGGCGATGGTCGTTGTCGACATCGTAAACAAAGAGCTGACGGAGCTCATGGGCGGATCGCAGAGCAAGCTCGCCCGTGCGAATAAGCCGCCGACCGTCATTATGATGGCGGGTCTGCAGGGTGCCGGTAAGACGACGTCCACCGGTAAGCTCGCGAAGATGCTCCTGCAGCAGAATCACCGTCCGCTGGTCGCGGCGGCCGACATTTACCGGCCGGCGGCGATCAAGCAGCTGCAGGTGATCGGCGAGCAGCTCAAGGTGCCGGTCTTCTCGCTGGGTGACCAAGTCAGCCCGGTCGAGATTGCGAAGCAGGCGCTGCAGCATGCGAAGGATCACAATAACGACTATCTCATCATCGATACCGCAGGCCGCCTGCATATCGACGAGAACCTCATGGAAGAGCTGAAGCAGATCGTCGAGGCGGTTACGCCGCACGAGATCCTGCTCGTCGTCGATGCCATGACGGGTCAAGATGCCGTGAACGTGGCGGAGAACTTCCACAAGCAGCTGCCACTGACCGGTGTCGTGCTGACGAAGCTCGACGGCGATACGCGCGGCGGTGCGGCGATCTCGGTCAAGGCGGTTACCGGCTGCCCGATCAAGTTCGCGGCCACGGGCGAGAAGATGGACGCGCTCGAGCCGTTCCATCCGGAGCGGATGGCTTCGCGGATTCTCGGCATGGGGGACATGCTCACCCTGATCGAGAAGGCGCAGGCCGGCATCGACGCCGATAAGGCGAAGGAGATGGAGCGCAAGCTCCGCACCGCCGAGTTCACCTTCGATGACTTCCTCGACCAGATGGAGCAGGTGAAGAAGCTCGGTCCGCTGGACCAGATTCTCGACATGCTGCCGGGTGCCGGCAAGATGAAGGGCATGAAGGACCTCAAGGTGGACGACCGCCAGATGCAGCGCATCGCGGCGATCGTGAAGTCCATGACGAAGGAAGAACGGGCGAATCCCGACCTGCTCTCTCCAAGCCGGCGCAAGCGTCTGGCGGCGGGCAGCGGCAATTCCGTACAGGACGTCAACCGCTTCATCAAGCAGTTCGACGACATGCGGAAGATGATGAAGCAGTTCTCCAGCATGATGGGCCCGAAGGGCAACAAGCAGATGAAGCAGCAGATGAAAAAGCTCGGCCGCGGGTATGAAATTCCCGTTCTAATATATAGAACCGAAGATCTTACTCTGATGAGGAGGTGA
- a CDS encoding putative DNA-binding protein encodes MTEDGVLLKTNRINLLFDFYEKLLTEKQQIFMRLYFHDDYSLGEISTEFGISRQAIYEHIKRAEAVLEDYEAKLGLALKHEQRALLLEKLTGLCDGLPGERKLEAVSLIGRLNELD; translated from the coding sequence GTGACCGAGGACGGCGTCCTTCTGAAGACGAACCGGATCAATCTCCTGTTCGATTTCTACGAGAAGCTGCTGACAGAGAAGCAGCAGATCTTTATGAGGCTTTACTTTCACGACGATTACTCGCTCGGCGAGATTTCAACCGAATTCGGGATCTCCCGCCAGGCGATATATGAACATATCAAACGCGCCGAGGCCGTGCTTGAAGATTATGAAGCGAAGCTGGGACTGGCTCTGAAGCATGAGCAGCGGGCTCTCCTCCTGGAGAAGCTCACGGGATTGTGCGACGGCCTGCCGGGGGAGCGGAAGCTTGAAGCGGTCTCCTTGATCGGGCGCCTGAATGAGCTCGACTAA